From Toxorhynchites rutilus septentrionalis strain SRP chromosome 2, ASM2978413v1, whole genome shotgun sequence, a single genomic window includes:
- the LOC129765019 gene encoding uncharacterized protein LOC129765019 yields the protein MIRQQNKQKMGNIFILLFGFYLIYLDEANASWGTPDSNQYHIQTDEGPERYFRCQTDNGQFRKEKRLQDGTVIGTDAWIDASGYLRQKDYIADDKGYRILKSKTVYVGRDLPIQDAIKSVKNRPADSGVLVSSNPVYSPPPQPIAVKTTTPSPILRPVTPSVVKAVFIRPHSEPVNTNYLPANIPNDQYLPPGRYYPTNTPRPNIYVTSSTPYSPLAGNDISSTPVAVYVQHSTPSPPADRSEAHLPPLVIYNSDPKRPNEYDNSTPRPEDPSYQFNHNLLPAKPQFTQRYPPLYRRRIQPERRRPPYVEPIDVTSAAPFIERATPAPKPYVVPISDNNLDAQSNFNRDLLEPPSNYDGYQTIRRADSVYDGVSVTNDGFRYYLPRQYHEEANSGSATREGSFGYIDPFGIRRVVYYNTGPGKGFVHRKNNRFVGFNATPYDPRPL from the exons ATATATCTGGACGAAGCAAATGCGTCATGGGGTACACCGGACAGCAACCAGTACCACATCCAGACGGACGAGGGCCCCGAGAGGTATTTCAGGTGTCAAACCGACAACGGACAGTTCAGGAAGGAGAAACGCCTACAGGATGGCACAGTGATTG GAACGGACGCCTGGATCGACGCATCGGGCTACCTTCGACAGAAGGATTACATCGCTGATGACAAAGGCTATCGGATTTTGAAGTCCAAAACGGTGTATGTAGGAAGAGACCTCCCTATACAG GACGCGATCAAGTCCGTTAAAAATAGGCCAGCGGATTCTGGAGTTCTTGTGTCCTCGAATCCAGTGTACTCTCCACCACCGCAACCAATTGCGGTGAAGACAACGACTCCATCCCCGATTCTTAGGCCAGTCACTCCAAGCGTCGTAAAAGCTGTTTTTATTAGACCACATTCGGAACCTGTTAATACAAATTATCTGCCAGCTAACATTCCAAACGATCAATACTTGCCGCCTGGCAGATACTACCCAACCAATACCCCAAGACCAAATATTTACGTCACCTCAAGCACCCCATACTCGCCGCTGGCTGGCAATGATATTTCATCGACCCCAGTTGCCGTGTACGTGCAACATTCAACACCTTCACCACCTGCCGATCGTTCCGAAGCACATCTACCTCCGCTAGTCATCTATAATAGTGATCCAAAACGGCCAAACGAATACGACAACTCGACGCCACGACCAGAGGACCCCTCATATCAGTTTAATCACAACTTACTGCCAGCGAAACCTCAGTTCACTCAGCGCTATCCACCTTTATACCGGAGACGAATTCAGCCAGAGCGTAGACGTCCTCCGTACGTTGAGCCTATCGATGTAACATCAGCGGCACCTTTCATCGAACGGGCAACTCCCgctccaaaaccatacgttgtTCCAATATCCGATAACAATCTAGATGCCCAATCAAACTTCAATCGGGACCTGCTGGAACCTCCATCGAACTACGATGGTTATCAAACGATCCGACGAGCCGATAGCGTATACGATGGGGTGTCGGTAACCAACGATGGTTTCCGTTACTATCTACCTCGGCAGTATCACGAAGAAGCCAACTCCGGTAGCGCCACCAGGGAGGGTAGTTTTGGTTACATCGATCCCTTCGGTATCCGGCGAGTTGTGTACTACAACACCGGCCCTGGCAAAGGATTCGTTCACCGAAAGAACAACCGATTCGTGGGCTTCAACGCGACCCCGTACGACCCACGGCCGCTGTAG
- the LOC129765020 gene encoding mucin-2-like, which produces MKYSRLFVLLGVMVLTEATVIPLLAKGLFLKKHINIVAHKINEARFITDIPAKFLPIIVHKGKPYPPVVHPPTHYGETTTTTTTTTTPPPPSTTTSTPPPPPTTTTPPPPPPTVVPEPTTTLPPPSPSTRPPPCAPTATPAVPTTTTSAPPCLQTTTSPPLSTTILPCPLQTTTTTTELPIVQPTELPQLPYVPHETYGLPVEPPIQLPQLPYVPHDTYGLPVDTPLIVPEVPVPPATVPPEPHNEDSQHPQLQDSLYREETVFGENPSGQLIFFPAQPTISSDHPTSWEITVPAPDSPSIQTEPPSQQSPFSAGLTVPADSNVPVPFNVVSEVWSPSTKGNEPPAVVRYGPPAAGIPSWNR; this is translated from the exons ATG AAATATTCTCGACTATTTGTGCTACTGGGTGTAATGGTACTCACAGAAGCAACGGTCATTCCGCTATTAGCCAAGGGGCTGTTTTTGAAAAAGCATATTAACATTGTCGCGCATAAGATTAACGAGGCGAGATTTATAACTGATATTCCAGCAAAATTTCTACCAATTATAGTACATAAGGGAAAGCCCTATCCACCTGTAGTACACCCACCCACGCATTATGGCGAaactacaacaacaacaaccaccaCCACAACACCTCCGCCACCTTCAACAACAACATCGACTCCTCCACCACCACCTACAACAACAACTCCTCCGCCTCCGCCCCCAACAGTGGTACCCGAGCCGACGACAACACTGCCTCCTCCATCTCCATCCACAAGGCCGCCACCATGTGCACCAACAGCCACTCCGGCTGTTCCTACAACAACAACCTCGGCACCACCATGTTTACAAACAACCACTTCACCTCCTTTGTCAACCACTATACTACCTTGTCCTCTCCAAACAACAACCACAACCACAGAACTACCCATAGTTCAACCAACAGAGCTTCCTCAGCTTCCTTACGTTCCACATGAAACCTATGGCCTCCCTGTTGAACCCCCAATACAACTACCTCAACTTCCTTACGTTCCACATGATACCTACGGCCTTCCTGTTGATACCCCATTGATCGTTCCGGAAGTACCTGTACCGCCAGCAACTGTTCCTCCGGAGCCTCACAACGAAGATAGCCAACATCCCCAGCTTCAGGACAGTCTGTACCGGGAGGAAACTGTATTCGGTGAAAACCCCTCCGGCCAACTAATATTCTTCCCTGCCCAACCAACCATTTCTTCGGATCACCCCACATCCTGGGAAATCACCGTACCGGCACCGGATTCACCATCGATTCAAACTGAACCACCGTCTCAGCAGTCACCGTTCTCTGCTGGATTGACCGTTCCTGCGGATTCCAATGTACCTGTTCCATTCAATGTTGTGTCGGAAGTATGGTCGCCTTCAACTAAAGGCAATGAACCACCGGCCGTGGTGCGATATGGACCACCAGCTGCAGGAATACCGAGCTGGAATCGTTAG
- the LOC129770198 gene encoding cytochrome P450 302a1, mitochondrial isoform X1 — MFSSSVKLRYPITLSTVSRKCTAASAVTPKPFSEIPGPRGPFGLGNLYNYLPIIGKYNFDALHKAGKDKYEQYGPIVREKMLPGNEVVWIYNPDDIATVLNDQTPGMYPSRRSHTALAKYRRDRPNIYRTAGLLASNGPEWWKIRCELQKGLSSPKSVRYMLPLTDQATKEFVAQIRPTTNSTNVPDFMDALSRLNLELTCLMAFDVRMDSFSEEQMQPNSVSTRLIDTAEITNQNIIPTDHSIPLWKLFETPAYRKLRESQEYMEKIAIEMVANKKTLFDANRSKQTAEETNSRSLLEDYLRNPNLEISDIVGMAADILLAGVHTSTYTTSFALYHLCKHPEVQQKLYEEASKILPDPRINAIEPVALNSEASYCRSVLKESLRLNPISVGVGRILNKDTVLAGYNVPKGTVVVTQNMISCRLDKYFKDPHLFNPNRWMRANKENINPYLVLPFGHGMRSCIARRMAEQSMLVLLLRLIRSFEISWAGTEHMDIVSKLINQPDQPIKILFKPREK, encoded by the exons ATGTTCTCGTCATCAGTAAAACTGAGATATCCGATTACACTCTCAACAGTCAGCAGAAAATGCACAGCTGCCAGTGCGGT AACACCCAAACCGTTCAGCGAAATTCCAGGCCCTCGTGGACCATTCGGGCTAGGGAACCTGTACAATTATCTACCAATAATTG GAAAATACAATTTCGACGCGTTGCACAAGGCCGGCAAGGACAAGTATGAGCAATACGGTCCTATCGTACGAGAGAAAATGTTACCCGGAAACGAAGTGGTGTGGATTTACAATCCCGACGACATCGCCACCGTGCTCAACGATCAAACCCCGGGAATGTACCCCTCCAGGCGAAGCCACACTGCTCTAGCAAAGTACAGGAGAGATCGACCTAACATCTACAGAACGGCTGGACTGCTGGCATC AAATGGACCCGAGTGGTGGAAAATACGCTGCGAACTGCAGAAGGGATTGAGCTCCCCAAAAAGTGTGAGGTATATGCTGCCGCTAACCGATCAGGCCACGAAAGAGTTCGTAGCGCAAATTAGGCCGACAACAAACAGCACTAACGTGCCAGATTTCATGGATGCCTTGTCGAGGCTAAACTTAGAAT TAACATGTTTGATGGCTTTCGATGTTCGTATGGACAGCTTTTCCGAGGAGCAAATGCAGCCAAATTCTGTATCCACGCGCCTCATAGATACAGCTGAAATTACCAACCAGAACATCATACCTACAGATCATAGTATTCCCCTGTGGAAACTGTTTGAAACCCCAGCATACAGAAAATTAAGAGAGTCTCaggaatatatggaaaaaatagcCATAGAGATGGTGGCCAACAAAAAGACTCTTTTCGATGCAAATCGTTCAAAGCAGACCGCCGAGGAGACCAACTCACGATCACTGCTGGAAGATTATCTAAGAAATCCAAACCTTGAGATCAGCGACATAGTGGGTATGGCGGCGGATATCCTACTGGCTGGAGTTCACACGAGCACCTATACAACCTCATTCGCGTTGTATCATCTGTGCAAACACCCCGAAGTTCAGCAAAAGTTGTATGAAGAGGCGTCCAAAATATTGCCCGATCCTCGAATAAACGCCATCGAACCAGTAGCGTTGAACT CTGAAGCATCCTACTGCCGATCGGTACTGAAGGAGTCTCTACGGCTGAATCCCATTTCCGTTGGTGTGGGACGTATTCTGAACAAGGATACCGTTCTCGCAGGATACAACGTACCCAAGGGAACTGTGGTGGTCACACAAAACATGATCTCCTGTCGTTTGGATAAATACTTCAAGGATCCACATCTCTTCAATCCCAACCGCTGGATGAGAGCGAACAAGGAGAATATAAATCCGTATTTGGTACTCCCCTTCGGACACGGGATGAGATCATGTATTGCCAGGAGAATGGCGGAACAGAGTATGCTGGTTCTGCTGCTGAGG CTGATTAGATCATTCGAGATAAGCTGGGCTGGCACCGAGCACATGGATATCGTATCGAAACTGATCAATCAACCAGATCAACcgataaaaatattattcaagCCTAGGGAGAAATAA
- the LOC129770198 gene encoding cytochrome P450 302a1, mitochondrial isoform X2: MLPGNEVVWIYNPDDIATVLNDQTPGMYPSRRSHTALAKYRRDRPNIYRTAGLLASNGPEWWKIRCELQKGLSSPKSVRYMLPLTDQATKEFVAQIRPTTNSTNVPDFMDALSRLNLELTCLMAFDVRMDSFSEEQMQPNSVSTRLIDTAEITNQNIIPTDHSIPLWKLFETPAYRKLRESQEYMEKIAIEMVANKKTLFDANRSKQTAEETNSRSLLEDYLRNPNLEISDIVGMAADILLAGVHTSTYTTSFALYHLCKHPEVQQKLYEEASKILPDPRINAIEPVALNSEASYCRSVLKESLRLNPISVGVGRILNKDTVLAGYNVPKGTVVVTQNMISCRLDKYFKDPHLFNPNRWMRANKENINPYLVLPFGHGMRSCIARRMAEQSMLVLLLRLIRSFEISWAGTEHMDIVSKLINQPDQPIKILFKPREK, from the exons ATGTTACCCGGAAACGAAGTGGTGTGGATTTACAATCCCGACGACATCGCCACCGTGCTCAACGATCAAACCCCGGGAATGTACCCCTCCAGGCGAAGCCACACTGCTCTAGCAAAGTACAGGAGAGATCGACCTAACATCTACAGAACGGCTGGACTGCTGGCATC AAATGGACCCGAGTGGTGGAAAATACGCTGCGAACTGCAGAAGGGATTGAGCTCCCCAAAAAGTGTGAGGTATATGCTGCCGCTAACCGATCAGGCCACGAAAGAGTTCGTAGCGCAAATTAGGCCGACAACAAACAGCACTAACGTGCCAGATTTCATGGATGCCTTGTCGAGGCTAAACTTAGAAT TAACATGTTTGATGGCTTTCGATGTTCGTATGGACAGCTTTTCCGAGGAGCAAATGCAGCCAAATTCTGTATCCACGCGCCTCATAGATACAGCTGAAATTACCAACCAGAACATCATACCTACAGATCATAGTATTCCCCTGTGGAAACTGTTTGAAACCCCAGCATACAGAAAATTAAGAGAGTCTCaggaatatatggaaaaaatagcCATAGAGATGGTGGCCAACAAAAAGACTCTTTTCGATGCAAATCGTTCAAAGCAGACCGCCGAGGAGACCAACTCACGATCACTGCTGGAAGATTATCTAAGAAATCCAAACCTTGAGATCAGCGACATAGTGGGTATGGCGGCGGATATCCTACTGGCTGGAGTTCACACGAGCACCTATACAACCTCATTCGCGTTGTATCATCTGTGCAAACACCCCGAAGTTCAGCAAAAGTTGTATGAAGAGGCGTCCAAAATATTGCCCGATCCTCGAATAAACGCCATCGAACCAGTAGCGTTGAACT CTGAAGCATCCTACTGCCGATCGGTACTGAAGGAGTCTCTACGGCTGAATCCCATTTCCGTTGGTGTGGGACGTATTCTGAACAAGGATACCGTTCTCGCAGGATACAACGTACCCAAGGGAACTGTGGTGGTCACACAAAACATGATCTCCTGTCGTTTGGATAAATACTTCAAGGATCCACATCTCTTCAATCCCAACCGCTGGATGAGAGCGAACAAGGAGAATATAAATCCGTATTTGGTACTCCCCTTCGGACACGGGATGAGATCATGTATTGCCAGGAGAATGGCGGAACAGAGTATGCTGGTTCTGCTGCTGAGG CTGATTAGATCATTCGAGATAAGCTGGGCTGGCACCGAGCACATGGATATCGTATCGAAACTGATCAATCAACCAGATCAACcgataaaaatattattcaagCCTAGGGAGAAATAA